A window from Phycisphaeraceae bacterium encodes these proteins:
- a CDS encoding sigma-54-dependent Fis family transcriptional regulator, giving the protein MGSVMVVDDKELMRDSVGTVLARRGHRVIAAPGGREALTRLAERGVDAVVTDLQMPGMDGLELLAEIRRIDESLPVVFMTAYGTVETAVRALKAGAFDYVTKPFTGDELALTVERAIEHVRLLRENQLLRVVHAPHGAPDAAGRLVGDSHCMLQLQEELKRLAESNGTVLIAGESGTGKEVAARFVHAHSPRRSAPFLAVNCAALSPALLESELFGHEKGSFTGADRLRKGRFELADGGTLLLDEVSEIPPELQAKLLRVLQERCFERVGSSHPIKVDVRVIATTNRDLRREVEAGNFRGDLYFRLDVLPVRMPALRERLDDVPQLAEHFLEAVARREGRPRRRLSPDAAELLRSYAWPGNVRELCNVCERAAVLASEEMIPARLLAPWIGLPPHLNGNSARNALVPQESAAVEVLPGGLPICDGTITLETLERDVILRTLERHRGHRERSARALGIGVRTLGLKLRRWKDEGRIAPTV; this is encoded by the coding sequence ATGGGCAGCGTGATGGTGGTGGATGACAAGGAACTCATGCGCGACTCGGTCGGCACCGTGCTCGCTCGCCGAGGACATCGTGTGATCGCGGCACCGGGAGGACGCGAGGCGCTCACGCGGCTCGCGGAGCGAGGGGTCGACGCCGTGGTGACCGATCTTCAGATGCCGGGCATGGATGGGCTCGAGCTTCTCGCGGAGATCCGGCGCATCGACGAATCGCTGCCCGTGGTGTTCATGACGGCGTACGGCACGGTCGAGACGGCGGTGCGGGCCCTCAAGGCCGGTGCCTTCGACTATGTGACGAAGCCCTTCACCGGCGATGAACTCGCGCTGACGGTCGAGCGGGCCATCGAGCATGTTCGGCTCCTTCGTGAGAATCAGCTTCTGCGCGTCGTTCATGCACCCCACGGAGCGCCCGATGCAGCGGGGCGACTTGTGGGCGACAGTCACTGCATGCTTCAGCTTCAAGAGGAGTTGAAGCGGCTCGCCGAGAGCAATGGCACCGTCCTCATCGCCGGCGAGAGCGGGACCGGCAAGGAAGTGGCGGCGCGATTCGTGCACGCCCACAGTCCTCGCCGCAGTGCGCCGTTCCTCGCGGTCAACTGTGCGGCCCTCTCCCCAGCTCTGCTTGAAAGCGAACTCTTCGGCCATGAGAAAGGCTCCTTCACCGGCGCCGATCGCCTCCGCAAGGGTCGCTTTGAACTCGCCGACGGCGGCACTCTGCTGCTCGACGAGGTGAGTGAGATCCCACCTGAACTTCAGGCGAAACTCCTGCGCGTCCTTCAGGAGCGCTGCTTCGAGCGCGTCGGCTCGAGTCATCCGATCAAGGTCGATGTTCGTGTCATCGCGACGACCAATCGGGACCTGCGACGGGAAGTCGAGGCGGGCAACTTCCGCGGCGACCTCTACTTCCGACTCGATGTCCTTCCCGTCCGCATGCCCGCCCTCCGCGAGCGGCTCGACGATGTTCCACAGCTCGCCGAGCACTTCCTCGAGGCGGTGGCGCGGCGCGAAGGTCGGCCCCGCCGCCGACTCTCTCCCGATGCGGCGGAACTGCTTCGCTCCTACGCGTGGCCTGGCAATGTCCGCGAGCTCTGCAATGTCTGTGAGCGAGCTGCGGTGCTCGCCTCCGAGGAGATGATTCCCGCGCGTCTGCTTGCGCCGTGGATCGGTCTGCCGCCGCACCTGAACGGGAACTCCGCGCGAAATGCTCTGGTGCCGCAAGAGTCGGCTGCCGTTGAGGTCCTGCCCGGCGGGCTGCCGATCTGCGACGGCACGATCACGCTCGAGACGCTGGAGCGCGATGTGATCCTCCGGACGCTCGAGCGTCATCGCGGCCATCGTGAGCGTTCGGCTCGAGCGCTCGGCATCGGAGTCCGCACCCTGGGCCTGAAGCTCCGTCGGTGGAAGGATGAGGGCCGCATCGCCCCGACCGTGTGA
- a CDS encoding RDD family protein — MTTLRTLLHGVMFAMVLIGTGVAMGDDGAAHTANTAPTNPAAKAPAIAPHPSVIAASGGGEHLWFVLRRGALAASLGHVAPGMNEGEYRPGLPISAHPAAIGAWGGDAWLLFPPRSALLPRSHLLATGTRRNPATGLWISAPGDRLILQPQVPSEALVESMVASPEGVTAIFEGEPTAWQLRRGSWNRLSLPEPVESASKRRLEPRESGLSVLATSGAQGTWDRWRGDGEVWTQHPLGLDGDFEIQPVGGPALIALVTRSGGGEAGTTLERKVMTLPDDGPRLLLTLDDSIPEGSALAWFREAPYLIDGATGSPRLRRIDPIEGSIAAPVVLSPQRSLASAWSHLPILGAVVISLLMVVFFVRSIRDEREQRLPEGWEPMPFTLRLAALGVDLVPGIVITKFMLGVPWSAFLSLPWLVVDSDAALPMIVAPIVTVFIAMLWEFAFATTPGKRIFGGRVISMRADAPSIDPTPGQTLARNIFKSVVLQMQLLAIFTLLHPLGQGVGETISATCVVRRRAVTEAAPTA; from the coding sequence GTGACCACTCTTAGGACGCTCCTCCACGGCGTGATGTTCGCGATGGTGTTGATCGGAACGGGCGTCGCCATGGGCGATGACGGCGCTGCCCACACCGCGAACACAGCGCCGACCAATCCAGCGGCCAAGGCGCCGGCCATTGCCCCGCACCCGAGTGTGATCGCGGCCTCGGGAGGTGGCGAACACCTCTGGTTCGTGCTTCGGCGCGGAGCGCTGGCCGCGTCCCTTGGTCATGTGGCACCGGGCATGAACGAGGGTGAGTATCGCCCGGGACTCCCGATCTCGGCGCACCCCGCGGCGATCGGTGCCTGGGGCGGTGACGCATGGCTCCTCTTTCCTCCGAGGAGTGCGCTCCTTCCGAGATCGCATCTTCTTGCAACGGGCACTCGTCGCAATCCCGCGACAGGACTCTGGATCTCGGCGCCGGGTGATCGGCTCATTCTGCAGCCGCAGGTTCCGAGCGAAGCGCTGGTCGAATCGATGGTCGCGTCACCCGAGGGGGTGACTGCCATCTTCGAAGGGGAGCCGACCGCGTGGCAGTTGCGCCGCGGATCATGGAATCGTCTGTCGTTGCCCGAGCCCGTTGAGAGCGCATCCAAGCGGCGACTTGAACCGCGTGAGTCGGGGCTGTCGGTGCTCGCGACTTCGGGTGCGCAAGGAACATGGGATCGATGGCGCGGCGACGGCGAGGTCTGGACGCAGCATCCGCTTGGCCTTGACGGAGACTTCGAAATCCAGCCGGTGGGAGGACCGGCGCTGATCGCCCTGGTCACCAGAAGTGGCGGAGGAGAAGCGGGGACAACCCTTGAACGCAAGGTCATGACGCTTCCCGATGATGGACCGCGACTCCTGCTCACGCTGGATGACTCAATCCCCGAGGGGAGCGCCCTCGCTTGGTTCCGTGAAGCGCCCTACCTCATCGATGGTGCCACCGGCTCGCCGCGATTGAGGCGCATCGATCCGATCGAGGGCTCGATCGCTGCGCCGGTCGTGCTGAGCCCGCAGCGCTCGCTCGCCTCGGCGTGGAGTCATCTGCCCATTCTCGGCGCCGTGGTCATCTCCCTGCTCATGGTGGTCTTCTTCGTCCGCTCGATCCGTGATGAGCGGGAGCAGCGTCTTCCCGAGGGGTGGGAGCCCATGCCATTCACCCTGCGCCTCGCGGCGCTCGGTGTCGACCTCGTTCCGGGAATCGTCATCACGAAGTTCATGCTCGGGGTGCCGTGGTCGGCGTTCCTCTCCCTGCCTTGGCTCGTCGTCGACTCCGATGCGGCGCTGCCGATGATCGTTGCCCCGATCGTCACCGTCTTCATTGCCATGCTCTGGGAGTTCGCCTTCGCCACGACCCCGGGGAAGCGCATCTTCGGTGGACGCGTCATTTCGATGAGGGCGGACGCCCCATCGATCGATCCGACTCCGGGGCAGACCTTGGCCCGGAACATCTTCAAGTCGGTGGTTCTCCAGATGCAGCTCCTGGCAATCTTCACTCTTCTGCATCCGCTGGGGCAGGGGGTGGGCGAGACAATCTCGGCCACTTGCGTGGTCCGACGCCGCGCGGTAACTGAAGCCGCCCCCACGGCGTAG